The following proteins come from a genomic window of Crassostrea angulata isolate pt1a10 chromosome 1, ASM2561291v2, whole genome shotgun sequence:
- the LOC128166912 gene encoding uncharacterized protein LOC128166912: protein MAVSSPGYLQAGEHQGQHTLGRWISRDHGSSCGWQNRFGAQSSQHRLEWIPVPRPVQWVVVAAVTFNWYGCEAWVSAVFQSVLQPPVLGSCVSTMPNWTFMVY, encoded by the exons ATGG CTGTCTCGTCACCCGGGTATCTTCAGGCAGGGGAGCACCAAGGGCAGCACACTTTAGGACGGTGGATTTCCCGGGACCATGGTTCATCCTGTGGATGGCAGAATAGATTTGGGGCTCAAAGCTCACAGCACAG GCTGGAATGGATTCCTGTCCCGAGACCAGTACAGTGGGTTGTTGTAGCGGCCGTCACCTTCAACTGGTATGGGTGTGAGGCGTGGGTATCCGCAGTTTTCCAGAGTGTCCTTCAG CCTCCAGTGCTTGGCTCTTGTGTGAGCACCATGCCAAATTGGACCTTCATGGTTTATTAG
- the LOC128166933 gene encoding uncharacterized protein LOC128166933: MKAKGVAVNFFIKKINLKPLKTIKFSFDPYHNGVRSIREMMCIVNSPKMIDTNQSIVTKVDIKSDRSNPEMKLDFADGQTVIFKTEHLSTMIIAQKLAKLCQERLETVTVGESAIFASAKPGKIGKKK; encoded by the exons ATGAAGGCCAAGGGTGTTGCGGTTAActttttcataaagaaaattaatttaaaacctttaaaaaccattaaattttcatttgatccATATCACAATGGAGTGCGCTCAATACG AGAGATGATGTGCATTGTAAATTCACCAAAGATGATAGATACCAATCAAAGTATAGTAACTAAGGTTGACATCAAAAGTGACAGAAGCAATCCAGAGATGAAGCTCGATTTTG CTGATGGTCAGACAGTAATTTTCAAAACCGAACATTTAAGTACAATGATAATTGCACAAAAACTTGCTAAACTGTGTCAAGAGAGACTGGAAACTGTGACTGTTGGAGAATCAGCCATTTTTGCTTCAGCCAAACCAGGAAAGAttgggaagaaaaaataa